One part of the Bacteroidia bacterium genome encodes these proteins:
- a CDS encoding WG repeat-containing protein has protein sequence MKKLAFLLLLIVVNMSLMPSLLAQKVRINEGLYLLSENGKYGLVDLSGKEVLPTVYESIGFDGERGFTLKNGKMGMIDGRGNILLNNEYEAIEFESERAWTMKRGKIGMVDINGKVIIENKYDAIEFESGIGVTIIDGKMGLIDLNGKEILPNEYDAIEFLDGKVRTLKNGKRSTIDLFY, from the coding sequence ATGAAAAAACTCGCTTTTCTCTTACTGCTTATAGTGGTTAATATGAGCCTGATGCCATCTCTTTTGGCACAAAAAGTACGAATTAATGAGGGCCTCTATCTGCTTAGTGAAAATGGCAAATACGGTCTGGTGGATCTCTCAGGGAAGGAAGTTTTGCCTACAGTTTATGAATCTATTGGTTTTGACGGAGAACGTGGCTTTACCCTGAAAAATGGTAAAATGGGAATGATAGATGGCAGAGGGAATATTTTACTGAATAATGAATACGAAGCCATTGAATTTGAATCAGAAAGGGCCTGGACCATGAAAAGAGGAAAGATTGGGATGGTAGATATCAATGGGAAAGTCATTATAGAAAATAAGTATGATGCAATTGAATTTGAGTCGGGCATAGGAGTTACAATCATTGATGGAAAGATGGGGCTGATTGATTTGAATGGAAAAGAGATTTTGCCCAATGAATATGATGCAATAGAATTTCTGGACGGGAAGGTTCGTACCTTGAAAAATGGGAAGCGCTCCACGATTGACCTCTTTTATTAA
- a CDS encoding tetratricopeptide repeat protein, with product MKKNIPMNRAILFLSLMILGFFLCAQTAGKHAANGFSLATQGKYAEAVEEYDKAIRINRNNARFHYYRGICLFELGEYGESVQSYSYAILIESGNHLYYWNRGKSYASMDFHEDAIDDFTDAIRLKDDTGEYFYYRGISKAALGDHVWAIEDFDKAIERENRVGDYYRSRGECLVALGKVNQACQDFQLAAERSAFNANYFLKKHCQGNPKK from the coding sequence ATGAAAAAAAATATTCCCATGAATAGAGCCATACTTTTTTTAAGTCTTATGATACTGGGCTTTTTCCTATGCGCCCAGACCGCTGGCAAACATGCGGCCAATGGTTTCTCTCTGGCTACGCAAGGAAAATATGCAGAAGCTGTTGAGGAATATGACAAAGCCATTCGCATCAATCGCAATAATGCGCGCTTTCATTACTACCGAGGAATTTGCCTTTTTGAATTGGGTGAATATGGAGAGTCTGTGCAATCCTATTCCTATGCTATCCTGATTGAGTCAGGCAATCATTTGTATTATTGGAATAGAGGGAAGAGTTATGCCTCTATGGATTTTCATGAAGATGCCATAGATGATTTTACAGATGCCATTCGCTTGAAAGATGATACAGGAGAGTATTTTTACTATAGAGGGATTAGCAAAGCTGCTTTGGGCGATCATGTCTGGGCCATCGAAGATTTTGATAAGGCCATCGAACGGGAAAACAGAGTGGGGGATTATTATCGAAGTAGAGGAGAGTGTCTGGTGGCTCTGGGAAAAGTAAACCAGGCCTGCCAGGATTTTCAACTTGCCGCTGAGCGCAGTGCTTTCAATGCCAATTATTTTCTTAAAAAGCATTGTCAGGGAAATCCGAAGAAATGA
- a CDS encoding DUF3179 domain-containing (seleno)protein — MKKLYILGLLCFFAMGCKMGDTTQEGTSQTEDNQSKKRKFPIALEHGKFMEEDGRKLLYGGENPAWHFDITGSELKDEQYHFGIGRERFHALTDPVYFSEAEADVVYEDSARFLLLKMGEEVKAYGIDLLTHHEIVNDVVNGEPILAAYCILADLGAVYSREYGDTSLTFALSGYTYFDPEVWEGLDGFVWWDRETESTWWPLIGKGVSGDMQNMPLKVLDESMWSQTQWKDIKGKYENLEVLKPDQSMEPPLSWPGFSSKKLAEIREAEKVDAKSPPRWGEVKE, encoded by the coding sequence ATGAAAAAGCTATATATACTAGGCTTGCTTTGCTTTTTTGCCATGGGCTGCAAAATGGGCGATACCACTCAGGAGGGCACTAGCCAAACAGAAGACAATCAAAGTAAAAAAAGAAAATTCCCTATCGCTCTTGAGCATGGGAAGTTTATGGAAGAAGATGGCAGGAAGCTCTTATATGGAGGAGAAAACCCTGCCTGGCATTTCGATATTACCGGAAGTGAGTTGAAGGATGAGCAATATCATTTTGGAATCGGCAGGGAACGCTTTCATGCCCTCACTGATCCTGTATATTTTTCAGAGGCTGAAGCAGATGTTGTTTATGAAGACAGTGCGCGTTTCCTCTTGTTAAAAATGGGAGAGGAAGTAAAAGCTTATGGCATAGACCTGCTTACGCATCATGAGATAGTCAATGATGTGGTGAATGGGGAGCCCATACTGGCAGCCTACTGTATTTTGGCAGATTTAGGCGCTGTGTATTCGAGGGAATATGGAGATACCAGCCTCACTTTTGCCCTGAGTGGATATACTTATTTTGATCCGGAAGTATGGGAAGGATTGGATGGCTTTGTCTGGTGGGATAGAGAAACAGAAAGTACCTGGTGGCCCTTGATTGGAAAAGGAGTTTCTGGTGATATGCAGAATATGCCCCTGAAGGTTTTGGACGAAAGTATGTGGTCTCAGACTCAGTGGAAAGATATCAAAGGAAAATATGAAAATCTGGAGGTACTGAAACCAGATCAAAGCATGGAGCCCCCCCTTAGTTGGCCAGGATTTTCAAGTAAAAAATTAGCTGAGATAAGAGAAGCAGAAAAAGTGGATGCAAAAAGTCCACCCAGGTGGGGTGAGGTTAAGGAATAG
- a CDS encoding amidohydrolase family protein, producing MKSIFLSILFTSLLFLSTFSQALNPADTLMGFEEYSPNSTLVVEEHPTQRSKFPFIDVHNHQFRMAKMDLSDLTAEMDALNMAVMVNLSGRGFGDPKTLEGNLDNANKNAPGRFIVFTNIRFEGIDDPNWGELTAKQVENDVKRGANGLKIYKNLGLTAKDKNGNRIAVDDPRIDPVWAKCGELGIPVLIHSGEPAAFWKPRDKYNERWLELKQRPGRYRDPQQYPSWEEVIAEQHRMFKKHPNTKFINAHLGWYGNDLKKFGELLDEMPNMYSEIGAVLAELGRQPRAAKAFLEKYQDRIMFGKDSWRPKEYYVYFRVLETEDEYFDYYRKRHAFWKMYGLGLSDEVLKKIYYKNALKVIPNIDDSHFPD from the coding sequence ATGAAGTCTATTTTCCTATCTATTCTATTTACAAGCCTTTTATTTCTATCCACTTTCTCCCAGGCACTCAATCCTGCAGATACGCTGATGGGTTTCGAGGAATATTCTCCCAATTCTACCCTGGTAGTGGAAGAGCATCCTACCCAAAGATCCAAATTCCCATTTATTGATGTGCATAATCATCAATTCCGCATGGCTAAAATGGATCTTTCAGATCTGACAGCTGAAATGGATGCGCTGAATATGGCCGTTATGGTAAACCTGAGTGGGAGAGGCTTTGGCGATCCTAAAACCCTGGAAGGAAATCTGGACAATGCCAATAAAAATGCGCCTGGTCGGTTTATCGTTTTTACCAATATTCGCTTTGAAGGCATAGATGATCCTAATTGGGGAGAATTGACCGCCAAGCAAGTTGAAAATGATGTAAAAAGAGGGGCTAATGGACTCAAGATCTACAAAAACCTGGGCCTTACTGCCAAGGATAAAAATGGGAATCGCATTGCTGTAGATGATCCTCGTATTGATCCGGTTTGGGCAAAATGTGGAGAATTGGGGATTCCGGTTTTGATCCATAGCGGAGAGCCTGCAGCTTTTTGGAAACCCAGAGATAAGTACAACGAACGCTGGCTGGAACTCAAGCAAAGACCGGGCAGATACAGAGATCCCCAACAGTATCCTTCCTGGGAAGAAGTAATCGCTGAGCAGCATCGCATGTTTAAAAAGCATCCCAATACTAAATTCATCAATGCTCACCTGGGCTGGTATGGAAATGACCTGAAAAAATTTGGAGAATTGCTGGATGAAATGCCCAATATGTATTCAGAAATCGGAGCAGTCCTGGCGGAGCTCGGTCGTCAACCCCGGGCAGCCAAAGCCTTTTTGGAAAAATACCAGGATCGCATCATGTTCGGCAAAGATAGCTGGAGGCCCAAAGAATACTATGTATACTTTCGGGTATTGGAAACCGAAGATGAATACTTCGATTACTACAGAAAACGTCATGCTTTCTGGAAAATGTATGGACTGGGATTATCTGATGAAGTCTTGAAAAAGATCTATTATAAGAATGCTTTAAAAGTTATCCCCAATATTGATGATTCCCATTTCCCGGACTAA
- a CDS encoding glycoside hydrolase family 2 TIM barrel-domain containing protein — protein MVDQKQNFLIKYLLGNWKRFLFLGMLASLIACLAVFMYLRPWAWKNFDHLPDENAPFTKTVELRKTQNGFQLFREGKPFYVKGAGGDQFMDKLSGSGGNTIRTWSTIKLDSILDEAHKNGLYVIAGLNMIPARFGFDYKDQHIVETQLQRLRRDVIRYKDHPALLMWGVGNELELDATEDNVYIWRAVNSVCKMIHEVDPNHPTTTMIMPDAARTRAIAEEAPEIDVLSFNVFGGLKGFPEKMRQFWWGWNGPYIISEWGPLGWWEVRYTQWNVPLDMHSKMKMAKMSDLYDSSIAMDEEYCLGSCVFYWGNKQERTHFWFSMFTESGEKTPMVDLMQHKWTGKWPENRAPLLDSMMIDQDLGERNDTYLHIGTTYEASVSGYDYEGDTLKYVWEIMPEGDYKFSTGGDMEYRPEPLKGLISKVEGNSISFTPPEKPGAYRLFVYAFDQVESVAVADRVFFVTENTIN, from the coding sequence ATGGTTGATCAGAAGCAGAATTTTTTGATAAAATATTTGTTGGGGAATTGGAAACGCTTCCTTTTCCTGGGCATGCTTGCATCTCTTATCGCTTGTCTGGCAGTTTTTATGTACCTCCGCCCCTGGGCCTGGAAGAACTTTGATCACTTGCCAGATGAAAATGCACCCTTTACCAAAACGGTGGAGCTACGGAAAACCCAAAATGGATTTCAGCTATTTAGAGAAGGAAAGCCTTTTTATGTAAAAGGTGCGGGAGGCGATCAATTTATGGATAAACTGTCAGGAAGTGGAGGAAATACCATAAGAACCTGGTCAACGATCAAGCTGGATTCAATTCTGGATGAAGCCCATAAGAATGGACTCTATGTGATCGCAGGACTCAATATGATTCCTGCCCGATTTGGCTTTGACTATAAAGATCAGCATATCGTTGAGACTCAGCTACAGAGGTTGCGCAGAGATGTAATTAGATACAAGGATCATCCGGCTTTGTTGATGTGGGGCGTAGGGAATGAACTGGAGCTGGATGCTACAGAAGATAATGTATATATATGGCGGGCCGTAAATAGTGTCTGTAAAATGATCCATGAGGTTGATCCCAATCATCCTACGACAACGATGATCATGCCGGATGCTGCACGTACACGTGCCATTGCTGAAGAGGCGCCAGAGATAGATGTCCTTTCTTTCAATGTATTTGGAGGATTAAAAGGCTTTCCGGAAAAAATGCGCCAATTCTGGTGGGGATGGAATGGTCCTTATATCATTTCCGAATGGGGGCCCCTTGGATGGTGGGAAGTTCGCTATACTCAGTGGAATGTCCCCCTCGATATGCACAGCAAAATGAAGATGGCCAAAATGTCCGATCTATATGACTCTTCCATTGCCATGGATGAAGAATATTGTCTGGGCTCCTGTGTTTTCTATTGGGGAAACAAACAGGAGAGAACTCATTTCTGGTTCAGCATGTTTACGGAAAGTGGCGAAAAGACACCAATGGTTGACCTGATGCAACATAAATGGACAGGTAAATGGCCAGAAAACAGAGCGCCTCTACTCGATTCTATGATGATTGACCAGGATTTGGGAGAACGAAATGATACCTATCTCCACATAGGAACTACCTATGAAGCTAGTGTTAGCGGCTATGATTACGAAGGAGATACGCTCAAATACGTTTGGGAAATCATGCCTGAAGGAGATTACAAATTCTCTACCGGAGGCGATATGGAGTATCGTCCTGAGCCGTTGAAAGGTCTGATATCAAAAGTTGAAGGCAATAGCATCAGCTTTACTCCACCTGAAAAACCGGGAGCTTATAGATTGTTTGTCTATGCCTTTGATCAGGTTGAATCTGTAGCTGTTGCGGATCGGGTATTCTTTGTGACAGAAAATACCATCAACTAA
- a CDS encoding glycosyltransferase family 2 protein, producing the protein MINFGRLRKHALQRRKITAPTEFELLGIRFMIVLGLIAMTVFLVWFIDPDHIGYFPLYVLLTFALGFRLIKMLHEWYHYSSISVPEMPETDKEWTVDMVTTFCPGEPYDMIVNTLKAMKAVKYPHKTYLCDEGNDPYMIQVCEELGVIHSYRGEDKTHAKAGNVNYCLRNHCDGDIVVVLDPDHEPTEDFLDRVIPYFEDEEIGYVQCVQAYGNQNESFVAKGAAEQTYHFYGPMMMSMNSYGTVQAIGANCTFRRSALDSIGGHAAGLSEDMHTAMQLHAKGWKSIYVPEQLTRGLVPASAGAYWKQQLKWSRGTFELLFRVYPKLFRKLSWPQRLHYATIPLFFLHGLIGLIDILVPIFSLFFARVPWHMDLILFGKIVIPLLVLNMLIRQFAQRWMLEEHERGFHVLGGILLASTWWIHLVGFIYAIFKIKVPYIPTPKDDEPQNAWKLSIPNLLMIVLSIVAIVYGLSIDWNPYSFAMAFFAGINVVILSAGVWIAQQKAMLKLYSWIGMDDFITGIRSFWWNLRHYVVYRLIRNGSFILTILLIGALTGYTFYEKQQTELMRNRALQGIEQVRWFYSGIGASDERADLDLNMLHGMEDELQVSFDIVNFPFAWDGNKQLPIDKLKSLLRNGNLPMINFQPIEMGIKNSKEDIYPVFTHILEGKFDAYIHDFAVQLRELNQPVFLSFAGQPDREDHPWYSEHPAAAEVYKDTWKYMVQRFVEKGASNVVWLWEPGSAETFSNFYPGNNYVQWLGICVRNEGNPKDKDSWDSFDDLYEDYHSLLQSEYGLSQKPIMISRLEAKTNSGEQEIWLNDAFLSIGSKYPEIRSVLFFRDGKKKTAFDYTEKTKLVIHKHLTSSEPFIDKPPYLLNQEIREEAYVSSQDRNTLAASIQKVRNGGLKKDEPTKIQVIREGADFQLLVDEEPFYIKGIAYNPTHGWRDGFLPLTRRQLEMDFSRVKEMGANTIRRFGAAGIYDWNILRLAEEQDLKVLYGAWFDPAIDYYFDTAAVRKYEQETLELVYKYKDSPAILGWVLGDETWSSQEFRFQQPYLTKTRWAYVRMIERLAKKIHEIDPNRPVMTAVEHGKNLAGTLQDFRTLAPSLDMIGVNSYYGERIEELDSVFQQFDPERPYFLSAFGPQKYWDPSNQDFDPQSIPHENSSYEKAKLYSQNWKNHIESKRGNNVGGIAFCW; encoded by the coding sequence ATGATAAACTTCGGCCGCCTACGTAAGCATGCCCTGCAGCGAAGGAAAATTACTGCGCCTACCGAGTTCGAGCTTTTAGGAATACGGTTCATGATCGTTCTGGGCCTAATAGCTATGACGGTTTTTCTGGTGTGGTTCATTGATCCTGACCATATAGGATATTTTCCGCTATACGTACTTCTCACATTTGCCCTTGGATTCCGTTTGATCAAAATGCTGCATGAGTGGTATCACTACAGCAGTATCAGTGTTCCTGAAATGCCGGAAACAGACAAAGAGTGGACCGTCGATATGGTCACAACCTTTTGTCCGGGGGAACCTTATGACATGATTGTCAATACCCTCAAGGCCATGAAGGCCGTGAAATACCCGCACAAAACTTATTTGTGCGATGAGGGGAATGATCCATATATGATTCAGGTCTGCGAAGAACTGGGCGTTATCCATTCTTATAGAGGAGAAGATAAAACCCACGCCAAAGCCGGGAATGTGAATTATTGCCTCAGAAACCACTGTGATGGCGATATTGTCGTGGTTTTGGACCCTGACCATGAACCTACAGAAGATTTTCTAGATCGGGTAATTCCATATTTCGAAGATGAAGAAATAGGCTATGTACAATGTGTACAGGCATATGGCAATCAAAATGAGAGTTTTGTAGCCAAAGGAGCTGCCGAGCAGACCTACCATTTTTATGGTCCTATGATGATGTCTATGAACTCATATGGGACCGTGCAGGCAATTGGAGCCAATTGTACCTTCCGGAGATCTGCCCTTGATTCCATTGGGGGACATGCAGCGGGATTATCGGAGGATATGCACACCGCTATGCAACTGCATGCAAAAGGATGGAAATCCATTTACGTGCCCGAGCAATTGACACGGGGTCTGGTACCGGCTTCCGCTGGTGCTTACTGGAAACAACAACTTAAATGGTCCAGAGGAACCTTTGAACTCCTCTTCCGGGTATACCCCAAATTATTCAGAAAGCTGAGTTGGCCGCAAAGACTTCATTATGCAACCATTCCGCTTTTCTTCCTCCATGGATTGATAGGCCTTATTGATATTCTCGTTCCTATCTTTTCTCTCTTTTTTGCACGTGTGCCCTGGCATATGGATTTGATCTTGTTTGGGAAGATCGTTATTCCTCTCCTGGTACTCAATATGCTGATCCGACAATTCGCCCAAAGATGGATGTTGGAAGAACATGAAAGAGGCTTTCATGTACTGGGAGGAATATTGCTGGCCTCGACCTGGTGGATTCATCTGGTAGGCTTCATTTATGCCATTTTTAAAATAAAAGTACCTTATATACCGACTCCCAAGGATGATGAGCCACAGAATGCATGGAAATTATCCATTCCCAACCTCCTGATGATTGTGCTCAGCATAGTAGCCATCGTATATGGACTATCTATTGACTGGAATCCTTACAGTTTTGCCATGGCATTTTTTGCCGGGATAAATGTAGTCATTCTGAGTGCGGGAGTCTGGATTGCACAGCAAAAGGCTATGCTTAAACTCTATTCTTGGATTGGAATGGATGATTTCATCACAGGGATTCGGAGTTTTTGGTGGAACCTGAGACATTATGTTGTTTACAGATTGATCCGAAATGGGTCTTTCATTCTTACCATTCTTTTGATTGGTGCACTAACGGGTTATACCTTTTATGAAAAGCAACAAACCGAACTCATGCGCAATCGTGCCTTACAGGGGATTGAGCAAGTGCGTTGGTTCTATAGTGGAATAGGAGCAAGTGATGAAAGAGCTGATCTGGATCTCAATATGCTTCATGGGATGGAGGATGAGCTACAGGTGAGCTTTGATATTGTCAACTTTCCATTTGCCTGGGATGGCAATAAACAATTGCCAATAGATAAGCTGAAAAGTTTATTGAGGAATGGAAACCTTCCTATGATCAATTTTCAGCCTATAGAAATGGGCATTAAAAATAGCAAGGAAGATATCTATCCGGTATTTACCCATATTCTGGAAGGTAAATTCGATGCATACATCCATGATTTTGCTGTCCAGCTTAGAGAGTTGAATCAACCGGTATTTTTGTCTTTTGCCGGTCAGCCGGATCGGGAAGATCATCCCTGGTATTCTGAGCACCCTGCTGCTGCTGAGGTATACAAGGATACCTGGAAATACATGGTCCAAAGGTTTGTAGAGAAAGGTGCATCCAATGTCGTTTGGTTATGGGAACCTGGTTCTGCTGAAACCTTCTCCAATTTCTATCCTGGCAATAACTATGTTCAGTGGTTAGGAATTTGTGTAAGGAATGAAGGGAATCCAAAGGATAAGGACAGTTGGGACAGTTTTGATGACCTTTATGAGGATTATCATAGTTTACTTCAAAGCGAATATGGCCTTTCTCAAAAGCCCATTATGATTTCTCGACTGGAAGCTAAAACCAATTCCGGCGAACAGGAAATCTGGCTAAACGATGCTTTCCTGAGTATCGGCAGTAAATATCCCGAAATCCGTTCTGTACTCTTTTTTAGAGATGGAAAAAAGAAAACAGCTTTCGATTATACAGAGAAAACCAAGCTGGTTATTCATAAACACCTTACCTCATCAGAACCTTTCATCGATAAACCCCCTTACTTACTCAACCAAGAGATCAGGGAGGAAGCCTATGTATCAAGTCAGGACAGAAACACCCTGGCAGCTTCGATACAGAAGGTGAGAAATGGAGGCCTGAAAAAAGATGAGCCTACGAAAATTCAAGTGATAAGAGAAGGTGCAGACTTTCAATTGTTGGTAGATGAAGAGCCTTTTTATATAAAAGGAATTGCATATAATCCTACTCATGGTTGGAGAGATGGTTTCCTTCCTTTGACGCGTAGGCAGTTAGAAATGGATTTTTCACGGGTAAAGGAAATGGGGGCAAATACCATCCGGAGATTTGGTGCGGCGGGCATTTATGACTGGAATATCCTCAGACTGGCTGAAGAGCAGGACTTGAAGGTATTGTATGGTGCCTGGTTTGATCCGGCCATCGATTATTACTTTGATACAGCCGCTGTTAGAAAATATGAGCAGGAAACCCTTGAACTGGTTTATAAATACAAGGATTCTCCGGCTATTCTGGGTTGGGTACTTGGAGATGAAACCTGGAGTTCTCAGGAGTTTCGCTTCCAACAGCCTTATCTGACCAAAACGAGATGGGCCTATGTGCGGATGATTGAGCGTTTGGCCAAGAAAATCCATGAGATTGATCCCAATCGCCCTGTAATGACAGCTGTGGAGCATGGAAAAAATCTGGCAGGTACGCTGCAGGATTTTCGTACCCTTGCCCCTTCTCTGGATATGATCGGGGTGAATAGCTATTACGGAGAACGAATAGAAGAACTGGATTCGGTATTCCAGCAATTTGATCCGGAGAGACCCTATTTCTTATCAGCATTTGGACCTCAGAAATACTGGGATCCTAGTAATCAGGATTTTGACCCTCAATCTATTCCACATGAAAACTCCAGTTATGAAAAGGCCAAACTTTATAGCCAGAACTGGAAAAATCATATTGAAAGTAAGCGGGGAAATAATGTAGGAGGAATTGCTTTCTGCTGGTAA
- a CDS encoding ArsC/Spx/MgsR family protein, whose protein sequence is MLKIYHLANCTTCQRIIKELQPGPEVIMQDIKTEAISAEQIDEMKKMSGSYESLFSRRAMKYRSMGLHEMELNEEDYRKYILEEYTFLKRPVMIFEDEIFIGNTKKTVAAAGEKLSQLLGV, encoded by the coding sequence ATGCTAAAAATCTATCACCTGGCCAACTGTACGACCTGTCAAAGAATCATCAAAGAACTCCAACCCGGACCGGAGGTCATCATGCAGGATATCAAGACTGAAGCCATCAGTGCTGAACAAATTGATGAAATGAAAAAGATGTCGGGCTCCTATGAAAGTCTCTTTAGCAGAAGGGCCATGAAATATCGGAGCATGGGATTGCATGAAATGGAGCTGAATGAAGAAGATTATAGAAAATATATCCTGGAGGAGTATACTTTTCTCAAGAGACCGGTTATGATTTTTGAAGACGAAATTTTTATCGGTAACACCAAAAAGACAGTCGCTGCAGCAGGCGAAAAACTCTCCCAACTTTTAGGAGTCTAG
- a CDS encoding O-antigen ligase family protein → MKDKALSKYLKPESALVLGLLCLVVGMPLSKFLLSISPGIIGAAALWQLIQQKGKNNLSGQPYAWLLASLFFILLLSGLYTENLDVWIKDLKEKVILGGLPLAIAILPALSRKQYLLVYYCFILAVSLTALLSLYFYILDYETITQSIEKNKTVDIVGRMHHSYFGLLQAFSIILAVDLGRRKEQIFAKVEVKLLFLFAAINFLTIHLFASRTGLACLYAGTFAYLIFKLFTSSNKKLAVLILLGMLTLPVLSYYTVPSFKNRVDVSRWDLQQYFIEDRDLSEKSFSQRLLVWKSSWNIFQSSPIIGIGLADVEDELKRRAEEDQNRINQEFLLKSPHNQYLEYLAAYGLVGFLLLLCNCIFPLLYIRPGIAVFYAFISMWMTAMMFESILERVVGISFVCTFLITLPLFYQTNKS, encoded by the coding sequence ATGAAAGACAAAGCCCTAAGCAAATACCTAAAACCTGAATCAGCCCTGGTTCTGGGTTTGCTATGTCTGGTTGTAGGGATGCCCCTATCAAAATTTCTCTTATCCATAAGTCCAGGAATTATCGGTGCCGCTGCTTTATGGCAGCTCATTCAACAAAAAGGAAAAAACAACCTCAGCGGACAGCCCTACGCCTGGCTTCTGGCTAGTCTGTTTTTCATTCTACTTTTATCAGGCCTTTATACAGAAAACCTGGATGTTTGGATCAAGGACCTAAAAGAAAAGGTCATATTAGGAGGTTTACCCTTAGCCATTGCTATTCTTCCCGCTTTGTCGAGAAAGCAATACTTGCTGGTTTATTATTGCTTTATCCTGGCGGTCAGTCTTACCGCTCTCCTGAGTCTCTATTTCTATATCCTTGATTACGAAACGATCACCCAATCAATCGAGAAAAACAAGACGGTGGACATCGTTGGGAGAATGCACCATTCCTATTTCGGTTTATTGCAAGCCTTTAGCATCATATTGGCCGTAGATTTGGGGAGGAGGAAAGAACAGATTTTCGCTAAGGTAGAAGTAAAGCTGCTATTCCTTTTCGCAGCTATAAATTTCCTCACAATTCATCTTTTTGCCAGTCGTACAGGACTCGCCTGTTTATACGCAGGGACATTCGCCTATCTCATTTTCAAGCTCTTTACCTCTTCCAATAAAAAGCTGGCGGTTTTGATATTGTTGGGGATGCTGACACTACCAGTACTTAGCTACTATACAGTACCCTCTTTCAAAAATCGAGTGGATGTAAGTCGTTGGGATCTTCAGCAATACTTCATTGAAGATCGGGATCTGAGTGAAAAGTCTTTTTCTCAAAGGCTCCTGGTTTGGAAATCAAGCTGGAACATTTTTCAATCTTCCCCTATCATCGGAATTGGGCTTGCGGATGTGGAAGATGAACTTAAAAGGCGAGCTGAGGAGGATCAAAACCGAATAAATCAGGAATTTCTACTGAAATCTCCTCATAATCAGTATTTAGAATACCTCGCAGCATACGGATTGGTTGGATTTTTGCTATTATTGTGTAACTGCATCTTTCCCCTCCTGTATATCAGGCCGGGGATTGCTGTTTTTTATGCATTCATCAGTATGTGGATGACAGCAATGATGTTCGAATCGATACTTGAGCGAGTAGTAGGAATAAGTTTCGTATGTACCTTCCTGATTACTCTTCCATTATTTTATCAGACAAACAAAAGCTAA